The sequence TCCAACGTTGATAGTCGAGTCAGCTGTGGCTGAAAACCGtcacttttcaaattgaaaaaattgtcagTACTAACTACTAAGAGACAGTAGGTCGTAAGAGTTCTCTGGGAAATCACTtagttttttagtttctttacCAAGTTTAAGTGAAAGTGCTTTTGAACATCAATACAAGATGACTGACATAGAGGAATTGGAGGTTAAACATTCAGATGATGAAGTTGAGTGTTTTTTGGACAATGAAGTCTTTTTTGGTCCTGttactgaaaaagaaaaagaaataagggtaTAAtgctaagaaaaaagaagaaaagactgataaacaataaattattttttttttccctttttagaaACCATTACCTAGGAAGACACTTCACCCATGGTAACAATCAATTTATGAACATTGCAAAGATGAACAGATAACAAAACATTCACAATTTTTATATGTATAGTGAAATAGCAGAGATTTCTAAAAGGGGGATGACGTTTCATGAATGGGAAGCTTTCAAAGATCAAGTCCACAGAAACGAAATGAATGACAAAGCTATCATTGAAGTCTATGGTTTGGATGCGGATACAACAGAGGAATCTTTCACTAGTTGTCGCACTTCAGCTGAAGATGGAACTAAACAAGTTTCATTTGCTGAGGTGGTGAATCTTGATCATCCAGACTGTGTTGATTCATTATCTGAATCATTGGCAGAACAACACTATGTGGAGTCTCTTTCTGAATCAAGCATTAGTCAACCATGTGATGAACTGCAATCTGAATCAGCAATTGAAACaagtcaaaatgaaatttctggAACTGAAGAGCTGAATGACACATGGGAAATCCAAGAAAGGATGCTCTTACTTGCAGAAAAGCTGGAGCGTGGAGAAGACATTCCAGAACTAGGTCACTTATTCATCccaaattttgttgttgttggagcaATTTGGTAACGTTGTTTAATTTCTAGGCATTTGTCGTCATTCTTCGGGAGTTGTGGAGTATACAACAAGGTTTTTctgctttattattattttttaaatatataaagtAATTAATGAAAGGTATTCCATAAAATTATAGGGTGAGCAAATCTGACAACAAAGAAAATTCCATTATTACGGCTCCTTCCTCCACCCATCATTTCCAGGATATCAGGTAAGCGTAAGCAATCTGCCTGTTTCGCGCTTACAAGCGataattcttttgatttattaaaagggtaaatgaagaagaagattgcaAGATATTTAAGAATGAAGATCAGATCATTGAAGATGttgtaaacaagaaaattaatcCAGAGATGTCAACAGCAAAATCTCCTGGCAAAAAAATCATAGCTTGCGCCGTTGAAGAAAGAATAACGAAATCAGTGGAAGCATTGGCAAAGGAAATGGATTGTCTGTTTTTAGCTGATTCGACTCTAGAAACACCCGTAAAGAAAGCTCCTCCAATAATGGTCAACAATAGCCTGACCCTCGCATCAATGCCTGTGCCTTCTTCTTCCGGATCTTCCCACAATGTGGAAACTCCCATAAAGACACCGTCTGGTTTGGGCGTGAAACACCGCTCAACACCTATTCAAAATGAGAGTGTGAAGAGATCTGCGACGAAACCAAACGTGCGACCCAATAAGAACACGGTTGCTGAAAGTCCTGTTGGAATGTACATTCGCAGTTTGCCGGAACCAAtattaattgaaaatgttcGTTCGGCTCAGAAAAAGAAGCAGATACACAGTAGTCCCATGGTCAAACCAGTGCCGGTTGCCATTAAGAACAAAGACGGCCGCTGGAGTGTAGCTCGGACACCAAAAAGCAGCAATGCTTCATCCAAGGAGAATCGTCTTGAAGCAAACAACTTTGCTGATTTTAAACCAGTCCTTCCTTGCGTTGTACACGAAGCTGCTGCCACTCTGGTAAACTTGGTTTTCTCTATGAAATTTCGAAAAgatatcaaaatattttctttatttttagattgagGAGAGACCTGCTCGTTCTCCGCATACAATGCCAGGAGCCGGAGGAAAAATAGGAAAGTTAATGGAAAGGGGTCCCACACCTACAGTTATGAAACATCACGGTCGCATTCAAATCCCCAGAAATACGACGAACTCAGCTAAAATTATTCATTCGCCTATGTCTGCACGAggtgataattttaaaaaattcaattcaatccaACGAAAAGATTAATTGACGTTTTTCGTTATAGTTGAATCGTCTAGTGCCCTGATGGAAGTATCCGTCCTTGAAGCTGTAGGAAGTAACAAACTTTGCACACCGAATAGAAATCCTGCATCATTCCGTAAATAGTTTGAAAGAAACCTCATTTTATTCACTTTCTCAAAATTCCCTCATTTTACTGAGCGTTTCCCTGTTGAACAAGTGACTGTGTTTTCCTTAATATTTGATAAACAAGAAGCTCCCCAAATCGGCACTAAAATTCACGTCTCTTCCTATCTGCCATATATCTTCTATTATGATTTGCTCCTCGTGTCTTATTTTCAGTTTTGTGTCGTCGAGCCACGATAGTTTCTTTCTCCTGCCCTTGACCTCGTGGTCCACCTAAATCATAACCATATTCGAATTAAAACATATTTTAGCCACCGAAAACAATTAACGCTCTATTACCAACAACGTTTCGCTGCGAAGGTGCAGGGCCGGGTCTGTAATTGCCACGTCTGCTCAATCGCCTTTGCTCGGCTAGAGCTCGCATTTCTTCTGGATTTGTTACAAAGTGATCCCTAGGCTTTTCTTCAGTCTGATTgtaattctcttcttcttcttccgattcTTCCTCCATTTTCGGTCGTAAAATACGAGGTACAACAAATGATCTGCGTAATTCATCTTCTCCGGTGTGTGCATCTGGCTCTTCAGAACCAACAGCATGTCCATCGTAGGTGTCATCGTATTCATCTTCATACTAATTGATAAAGTAGAATCATTGAAACGGTTGAaactaaaacaacaaaatacatACTTCGGCAGCAAGTTGTTCGTCTACACGATCGAGGATAATATGTTTCATGTCCTGCTTGTCGTTCAAAAGCTCCCGCATTTCATTGAAATGAACGGTTCTGAAAAATTTCGTTtgtcataaaatttaaataaacaaagaagTTTTACCATTAACCATTTAGTATACTTGGTTCGATTTTTCTTGGATATATCAGTTTGTTCGTCAAAAGCCACAAAAGGTTCTGgaattggctgctgctggtcagGTATGTTATGACCTTCGCTTAAGTGAGGCGGTAAATTGTCTTCTAATACAGCGTTGATAACGGCTTCCGGGTTGTAATCGTAATGCTTCAAACAGACCTATCCATAATAATCAATATTAAGATCGATGCACaagatttcattaaaataaatgttggaaGGTGTATATGTATACGAAGACTCACCCGAATAAAGCTTTCGTGAAGGTCAGGCAAAAGTTCCTTTACTTGAAGAATAAGCGCACTAATCTTCGCGGGATCCACGCCGCCATCAGATGCTCTTAGACTTGCTGGTGTCAAAGACAAACCAAATTCCACTCTAAATTCCTTCAGACCTAGCTTAATGTATTCCACCCTCGTGCTATCCCTGTAAAATAAATTGGTTTTACTGACTAATCATTAAACGTGTAGTAAACGGTAATGACTTACATTTGAATACCCAGTTGGGTAATTAGATCAATGTCATCTTGTACTTGAAAAATCAAGTTATAATCTATGATAAAGTGACGTTGCCGCTCTGAAACTAAACAGGTTAGCCAATCCAACCACAGTTCCACAGGTTGTTCTCTATCCCATGAAGGGTCATCATGACTACAATGGAAAATTACGTGAACGtgagaaacaattaaaatttgcacGAACAATGAGACCTATGTGCTAGAAGCAGCTTTACAGAGCCGGAATGCAATAACGCGTTGTAAATTTGGATGAGAAATTTACGAGCCAAATTTAGGTTAAGGACCATTTTgtctttcatatttggtgATAAAGTTTCAATTTGGCGACACAAAGAAGGAATGCTCTTCTCATAAAAATCGGATAAcctacaaaaataattcaacatttttaaaaaggttaaTTTTTCACTTCTTAAAAAGTGTTATAAATACATACTGATTTTGGATAGTTGCATCGATGAGTAATGGCGCTGCTTCCGGATAAATGTCAATGAAATACCATAGAGTTGCCGCAATATCCAGGGTATAGACGACGAGTTCACCAAGCTCCTCAACCGACAATGGCCCACAATGAATGCTTCCAGCAGCTTGACTGCTCTCTAGACCAAGTTGACCTAAAATAAGTTGAAAAACctgaaaatgatgacaaacaGTATAAATGATGTAACGTTTGCggttaagaaaaacaaaatgcttCGCATTACCTGAACCAAGCCTTTGGCAGTTTCTTCTAGGTCATACTTGTACTTGGGTTGATTAACAAAAATGTTCTTAAACATTTTGCTCAGCAGGACAGAATTAGTTGGTCCAAACAGAACACAAAGGTCCATCATTTTTGGAACATCAAAGATGAAATTGTCATAGATCAACTTCCCAAACATTTCAGGGCTGATGTAACAATCCTTGATAAgtgttattattaaaaattgatGTATCAATGAACACACAGGGAAAAAGCTGATGAATAGTAAAATATAATACTTTGGATTCCTTATGAGTAGCCATGCGTACAAAGGTAAGAAGCACCAAGTCCTGGGTTTCCTTGAATAATTTCCAAGCGGTAGGGAGAGCTTTCAATGCATCTTTTTCCTCTGAGTAAAACCTTGGGGCTTCTTGAAGAAATGAAACTAAACTGGCATTAAGAGGTTTATCATATATGATCTGCGACCAAAACCTGCACAAGGatgattattaaattaaactgACAAAGCataaaaatagataaattGGATCAACTTGTGATGTGGAAGCTTCAATAGCCAATGAaggtcattttttaaaaactgggTGATTTCACACCAGTCTTTTAAGTCAATCCCATTAGATATTGTTGATGGAGaaacaaagtgaagaaatttccTCTTTTCAACCCACTTTGGACTCTACAAGTGTCTCAAAAAAGGgagtaaaaataaatctttctTTAGGATTTAATGTAAACTTACCAGTGCAGGAACTCCAACAGTTTTACCATTTTCAGAGATTTGTACAGTTCGTTTTTCAAGAGAAGTCATGTTGACTAATGAACTAATAAATCAACTTAAATTTCCGACTTTCCTGCAGGATGGAAAAAGAATAGGATATTTGTTTACTACTGCCTAGCAGACAAGACTTAACTAGCAATGTCACAACATTGAAAATATTGTTACGGCGTTGCATGCAAACGTAGAAAACGAAATAacggaaaacgaaaaattataaatagaCGAGAATTATGTAAATTAGCACACGTCATCCatttgccaattttttttatttaaataattatatttcaGTTTCAATGCCAAGAAATGTAATGCTAAGGCTGCCAGCCAGTCCTGTTATTGCTAGTAAATAGTAATGAAATGCCATTGGACTGCCTGCAGATTAGAATTCAATCAATTATTGTTctaaaaattgattaaattatTGTATTGTTTTCTGCTGTACACGCATTACATGTTGTCCAGCTTATAGGGCAAggataaaaacatttcaaatacgTGATTGATACCACTGTCTAGACCGGTctagaaaaattcattttctcttgGCTTATACGACCTTCCAAAGAGATAAAATAAGTGCGGGTAAGTAACAGAAGAACACGATTCTTCGATTGACAAGGAAAGTATCCCCAACGACTGAAAAGTACTGTTTTAGGCTATCATTACGAAAAATTAGTTTGTTATTCACAAGGTTATTTATTGAGACTGCAAGAACTGAATAGTGAACACCGACAAAGACCCTATAGCtatatcttttctttccagtTCAAGTTCCTAAAAGATTTCCCGTAAAAATGCCTTGTTCTTCCGCATTTACATCTTTTGTGTAGGAATCCCTGAATAACATTGTTGAAAGATTAAAACGTCTTATTTAAGAATTGGGTATAATTTTACCTTcgcaatcaattaaaaaaaaccttcagaTTCTTCATTACACAAATATCAATGTTACAATCAAATGGAAAAGTAAGAGTTCCAACTTCCAAGTAAACCAAATTAATTATAACTATACGTGATTGGAGCCTTTGAATTAAAACATGCAGGTGTAATTAAGTAGTATACACTTCGTTTTATCTTGATCTTTGAGCAGACCTTgacctaaaaaataaaaatgcagtTCCGAATTCCACTTCCGCGTGATACGTGTTCCCGTCTGTGAGCCCATGGCTGGCATAAACTTGGAACTATATGCGATAGCTGACAAAAACAGTTGTAAAAGGAGCTAAAGGAGTAGAAAGACCAACCTATAGATCCCATTGAAGGTCATTTCTCTTCTCTATCAATCAATAAAGTAATAAACCGGATTGCAACCTCCTCCGTAatctttgttattatttgcTGGCCTATGGTTACAGCCTTGGACATTCTCTTTCACTTATGGCCACATCAATACTACTTTGAGATTGGCATGGAaattaatcatttaaaataCTACGCAGACTTTAAAATACTACCGAAACCGATTGAGGTATACACCAATAGCGAGGCTGAGGCCAAATTTCTGCGTTGATATTCAATTCAccaatttttatcattttccgGGTTACGCTGAGTGTTGACACAGAGTCAACAAAGACCAATTTGATATTGCCTTTCAAAATAATCGTGACCTCGGATGTCCAATTTTTTCCAGAGAcaggaaaaccaaaaagttcCGCTCaagcaacgacaacaacaacaacatgaaaaCAACAGACCTTATTTGGCGTATAGATGGCACTACATTCGTCGATTCAGTTTAAATTTGCTTTCGAAATGTGTTGATAATGACATGTACGCTTTTTCAACTTGGTAAACAACTCCCATTATTGGTCTAAAGTCCAGCcagctcttttttgttttcctctgtGGAACACAACGGAAAAATTGAAGGTCGGGAGACATTTGGCAAGGTTTGAACGTGAACCGAAGGgcgttgtctttttttttttttaatttcaggttTCAACAGATAATACCCGCTATTGTATATTGTATACGCTACTGGTAGATATGAgacagaaatttaaaatatgtaGACTGTTGCAtggaaacaacacacacaaaaaggaaacAGCAACAAACAATCTGATAAGGACGATGCCAATCACCGgttaaatcaaaagagaaaaacgtaaaataaaagtccGTTTTCACATTAACTTCTTCTAACTAATCGtattagaaaaaattgttaTACAACTACAGGGTTGCTGTCTAATACACCCGTTAATATTCAATCATACTGCGCAGTTAGCGGCAACTCATGAAGTCAGGGAACTCTGAATC is a genomic window of Daphnia pulicaria isolate SC F1-1A chromosome 2, SC_F0-13Bv2, whole genome shotgun sequence containing:
- the LOC124327089 gene encoding uncharacterized protein LOC124327089, producing the protein MTDIEELEVKHSDDEVECFLDNEVFFGPVTEKEKEIRKPLPRKTLHPCEIAEISKRGMTFHEWEAFKDQVHRNEMNDKAIIEVYGLDADTTEESFTSCRTSAEDGTKQVSFAEVVNLDHPDCVDSLSESLAEQHYVESLSESSISQPCDELQSESAIETSQNEISGTEELNDTWEIQERMLLLAEKLERGEDIPELGICRHSSGVVEYTTRVSKSDNKENSIITAPSSTHHFQDIRVNEEEDCKIFKNEDQIIEDVVNKKINPEMSTAKSPGKKIIACAVEERITKSVEALAKEMDCLFLADSTLETPVKKAPPIMVNNSLTLASMPVPSSSGSSHNVETPIKTPSGLGVKHRSTPIQNESVKRSATKPNVRPNKNTVAESPVGMYIRSLPEPILIENVRSAQKKKQIHSSPMVKPVPVAIKNKDGRWSVARTPKSSNASSKENRLEANNFADFKPVLPCVVHEAAATLIEERPARSPHTMPGAGGKIGKLMERGPTPTVMKHHGRIQIPRNTTNSAKIIHSPMSARVESSSALMEVSVLEAVGSNKLCTPNRNPASFRK
- the LOC124327054 gene encoding activating signal cointegrator 1 complex subunit 2-like encodes the protein MTSLEKRTVQISENGKTVGVPALSPKWVEKRKFLHFVSPSTISNGIDLKDWCEITQFLKNDLHWLLKLPHHKFWSQIIYDKPLNASLVSFLQEAPRFYSEEKDALKALPTAWKLFKETQDLVLLTFVRMATHKESKDCYISPEMFGKLIYDNFIFDVPKMMDLCVLFGPTNSVLLSKMFKNIFVNQPKYKYDLEETAKGLVQVFQLILGQLGLESSQAAGSIHCGPLSVEELGELVVYTLDIAATLWYFIDIYPEAAPLLIDATIQNQLSDFYEKSIPSLCRQIETLSPNMKDKMVLNLNLARKFLIQIYNALLHSGSVKLLLAHSHDDPSWDREQPVELWLDWLTCLVSERQRHFIIDYNLIFQVQDDIDLITQLGIQMDSTRVEYIKLGLKEFRVEFGLSLTPASLRASDGGVDPAKISALILQVKELLPDLHESFIRVCLKHYDYNPEAVINAVLEDNLPPHLSEGHNIPDQQQPIPEPFVAFDEQTDISKKNRTKTVHFNEMRELLNDKQDMKHIILDRVDEQLAAEYEDEYDDTYDGHAVGSEEPDAHTGEDELRRSFVVPRILRPKMEEESEEEEENYNQTEEKPRDHFVTNPEEMRALAEQRRLSRRGNYRPGPAPSQRNVVGGPRGQGQEKETIVARRHKTENKTRGANHNRRYMADRKRREF